A segment of the Pseudobdellovibrionaceae bacterium genome:
CATAACGTGGACGGGAAAAACTTTAGCACCGAACACACCTATCATGGACACCTCTTACGTTCTGTTGACCAAAGGCAAAACATCACCTTAGCAAGATGCAAATCCGTCGAGCCTCATATAAAAACTGCCGAAACTCATTCTATTTATAAAACATTTTTTGCTCAAAAAGAAAAAGAGATTCTTAAATCATGTTGTCAGCTTTAATCCAAAGAATACTACTTACTGTTCCTGTTGTTTTTGGTGTCTTTACGCTGACCTTTTTTTTAATCCACTGGATTCCAGGGGACCCCGTGGACCTTATTCTAGGTGACCTTGCGAACCCCCTAGATAAACAAGAAATGCGCACGCAACTAGGTTTAGACCAGTCTCTACAGACCCAATACGTGCGCTTTTTGACTTCCACTGCCCAAGGACAATTAGGGACTTCTTTATTTTCACAAAAACCTGTTTTTGAAATGATCGCCAACCGAATTGGGGCCACCATCGAGTTATCCCTAGCTTCAATGCTTTTAGCCATGCTTTGGGGGATTCCCCTAGGAGTCATTGCTGCCGTAAAGCGATACACATTTTTTGATCGCGCCCTTGTAAGCCTTGGTTTAGTTGGCATGTCCTTTCCTGGATTTTTCTTAGGGCCTTTACTGATCTATCTCT
Coding sequences within it:
- a CDS encoding ABC transporter permease, whose amino-acid sequence is MLSALIQRILLTVPVVFGVFTLTFFLIHWIPGDPVDLILGDLANPLDKQEMRTQLGLDQSLQTQYVRFLTSTAQGQLGTSLFSQKPVFEMIANRIGATIELSLASMLLAMLWGIPLGVIAAVKRYTFFDRALVSLGLVGMSFPGFFLGPLLIYLFAILLGWLPVGERGGMEHLILPALSLALPLGAILMRMTRASMLDVLHEDYVKVARAKGCSTFKIFFVHALRNALIPIITIVGLQFGSVLTGTVITETIFDWPGLGTLLFDAIQRRDYPLVQGCVLIIALIYIVVNFLTDVAYVLVHPKMRIS